From one Brachyhypopomus gauderio isolate BG-103 unplaced genomic scaffold, BGAUD_0.2 sc381, whole genome shotgun sequence genomic stretch:
- the LOC143505574 gene encoding scm-like with four MBT domains protein 2, protein MMSAGGKILNPAKGTGEQGHSDMECGEEEVDFNWEEYLEETGATAAPHTSFKHVELSLQSSFQPGMKLEVANKSRPDTYWVATIITTCGQLLLLRYCGYGDDRKADFWCDVMTADLHPVGWCTQNNKHLQPPEDNVYLRAAIKEKYSDWTEFLINELTGSRTAPANLLEGPLRGKNTVDLIVPGCVMEIRDTSDPFVYWAVRVLRNIGGRLCLSYVGLEDPTHNFWIFYLDTRLRPLGWANENHLSMEPPTGLRALRSAGEWREALGKTPPETLEAHLPLEVFKDHADLRVHSFSPGMKLEMVSPEEPFHICPVSVTKVYNEYYFQVTVDDLTTEAPPHSVLCHADSLGILPVQWSLKNGVGLERPRGFQSQDFDWADYLKHTGTEAAPDACFPNASLSRGFCKDTWLEAVNPLQPSELCVARITQVKGRLLWLRFE, encoded by the exons ATGATGTCAGCAGGGGGAAAGATCCTGAATCCAGCCAAAGGCACAGGGGAGCAGGGTCACTCAG ATATGGAGTGTGGAGAAGAGGAGGTGGACTTCAACTGGGAGGAGTATTTAGAGGAGACAGGAGCCACTGCTGCTCCTCACACATCCTTCAAACAC GTTGAGCTGAGCCTCCAGAGCAGCTTTCAGCCTGGAATGAAGCTGGAAGTGGCCAATAAGAGCCGGCCGGACACGTACTGGGTggccaccatcatcaccacgtGCGGCCAGCTGCTGCTGTTGCGCTACTGCGGCTACGGCGATGACCGCAAAGCGGACTTCTGGTGTGATGTCATGACAGCAGACCTCCATCCTGTAGGCTGGTGCACACAGAACAATAAACACCTGCAGCCACCTGAAG ATAACGTTTACCTCAGAGCAG CTATTAAAGAGAAGTACAGCGACTGGACCGAATTTCTCATTAATGAGCTCACTGGCTCACGGACAGCACCAGCCAATCTGCTTGAGGGG cCACTCAGGGGTAAGAACACTGTGGATCTGATTGTGCCAGGCTGTGTGATGGAGATCCGTGATACCAGCGATCCGTTTGTTTACTGGGCGGTACGCGTCCTGCGTAATATCGGTGGGCGGCTGTGCCTCAGCTACGTTGGATTGGAGGACCCCACACACAACTTCTGGATCTTCTACCTGGAcaccaggctccgccccctagGCTGGGCCAATGAGAACCACCTCTCAATGGAACCGCCCACAG GACTGCGTGCTCTGAGAAGTGCTGGAGAGTGGAGGGAGGCCTTGGGGAAAACCCCTCCTGAAACCCTGGAAGCCCACCTGCCCCTGGAAGTcttcaag gatcATGCTGATTTGCGGGTCCACTCCTTCAGTCCAGGCATGAAGCTGGAGATGGTGTCGCCAGAAGAACCCTTTCAcatctgtcctgtgtctgtgaCTAAA GTATACAATGAATACTACTTCCAGGTCACAGTGGATGACCTCACAACAGAGGCTCCGCCCCACTCTGTGTTGTGCCATGCTGATTCGCTGGGCATCCTGCCAGTCCAGTGGAGCCTGAAGAATGGTGTGGGACTGGAGCGGCCCAGGG gttttcaGTCTCAGGACTTTGACTGGGCAGACTACCTAAAGCACACAGGCACAGAGGCGGCCCCGGACGCCTGTTTCCCTAAC